One window of Deltaproteobacteria bacterium genomic DNA carries:
- the metG gene encoding methionine--tRNA ligase yields the protein MNRFYITTAIDYPNSLPHLGTAYEKIGADVLARYHRMLGDSVHFQMGNDEHSVKVKKAALELNLDPKAYCDSMKEKFIATWKNLGVSFDDFIQTSEPRNKTATLKLFTLLQKKGDVYKGSYEGWYCEGCEAFYLDKDLVDGLCPAHKAKPKWLKEDNYFFKLSHYADSIKQHILAHPHFILPEIRRNEIVAFIEQGVEDISISRSGSDWGVPVPGDEKQFIYVWFDALVNYLAAVKFGEKDDHLFKTLWPADIHVIGKDITRFHCIIWPAMLMSAGLPLPKTIFGHGFVYLKGERMSKTLGNIVSPMEIVEKYGPDALRYYLLRESSFGADSNFTWEGFIKRYNSDLANDLGNLLNRTLGMAKKYFDGLIENGRAETENLDYDLLHRHGLEAGKRIHELMDYQNGDLNFHQALASLWQFISQCDKYINDMAPWSLKKQGKAERLKDFTVTLVLALRLIATYIRPFLPHTSDKIFAQLKFPVPHNFEEVETFSNIKLPHQLGEASPLFPRIELEAKT from the coding sequence ATGAATAGATTTTACATCACCACCGCCATTGACTACCCCAATAGCCTGCCACATTTGGGGACGGCCTATGAAAAAATTGGGGCCGATGTGTTGGCTCGTTACCATCGCATGTTGGGTGACTCGGTTCACTTTCAAATGGGAAACGATGAGCATTCGGTCAAGGTCAAGAAAGCAGCCCTCGAATTAAACCTAGACCCCAAGGCCTATTGCGACAGCATGAAAGAAAAGTTTATTGCCACCTGGAAAAATTTAGGGGTTAGCTTTGACGATTTCATTCAAACCTCCGAACCCCGCAATAAAACTGCAACCCTCAAACTCTTTACCCTGTTGCAAAAAAAAGGCGATGTTTACAAAGGCTCGTATGAAGGTTGGTATTGTGAAGGTTGTGAGGCCTTTTATTTAGATAAAGATTTGGTGGATGGCTTGTGCCCTGCCCACAAAGCCAAACCAAAATGGCTTAAAGAAGATAATTATTTTTTCAAACTTTCTCATTATGCCGATTCTATTAAGCAACATATTTTGGCGCACCCTCATTTTATTTTACCCGAAATTCGCCGTAACGAAATTGTTGCCTTTATTGAACAAGGGGTCGAAGACATTTCGATTAGCCGCTCGGGCAGTGATTGGGGCGTGCCTGTGCCCGGCGATGAAAAACAATTCATTTATGTGTGGTTTGACGCCCTGGTCAATTATTTAGCAGCCGTTAAATTTGGCGAAAAAGACGATCACCTTTTTAAAACCCTGTGGCCAGCCGATATTCATGTGATTGGCAAAGATATCACGCGTTTTCACTGCATCATTTGGCCAGCCATGCTCATGAGTGCAGGGTTGCCTTTACCTAAAACTATTTTTGGGCACGGCTTTGTTTACCTAAAAGGGGAGCGCATGAGTAAAACCTTAGGGAACATCGTTAGCCCTATGGAAATTGTCGAAAAATATGGGCCCGATGCCTTGCGCTATTATTTATTGCGTGAATCGAGTTTTGGCGCAGACAGCAATTTCACCTGGGAAGGTTTTATTAAACGTTACAATAGTGATCTAGCCAACGATTTAGGGAATTTGCTCAATCGCACCTTAGGCATGGCTAAAAAATATTTTGATGGCTTGATTGAAAATGGTCGCGCTGAAACCGAAAACCTTGATTATGATTTACTACACCGTCATGGGCTAGAAGCGGGAAAACGCATTCATGAACTTATGGATTATCAAAATGGGGATTTAAATTTTCACCAAGCCTTAGCTAGTCTTTGGCAATTTATTTCGCAATGCGACAAATATATTAATGACATGGCACCTTGGAGTTTAAAAAAACAGGGCAAAGCAGAACGGCTAAAAGACTTTACGGTTACATTAGTTCTAGCCCTAAGACTGATTGCCACCTATATAAGGCCCTTTTTACCCCACACCTCCGATAAAATCTTTGCCCAACTTAAATTCCCGGTCCCACATAACTTTGAGGAAGTAGAAACCTTTTCTAACATCAAACTCCCCCACCAGCTGGGCGAGGCCTCACCCTTATTTCCACGGATTGAACTCGAAGCCAAAACCTAA
- the holB gene encoding DNA polymerase III subunit delta', translating into MFLGHTKIWQNLTERIRAGTYPNASLFLGPEGIGKSLVAKSLAQLLLCHSPQNNEACSHCPACQKFKLHQHPDFFTAEREGQFIKIDTIRQWMPHLKFSPYEGRARIFFLPDAHAMNLSAANALLKILEEPPAHHYFILTTHATHRLPTTILSRCQKIYFSPLSAQEIEQIFSQTTSNEPLPKFPKSWLALGSPGLILSWLANTKFLQHPIWKDFFNHPETIKWKELIDFCTLFKSCEHPQSFYQWLLFNLSQILKERRCFALMDFSEKITRVQRLAGVNLNPMLTMEYLLSSIKV; encoded by the coding sequence ATGTTTCTCGGACATACAAAAATTTGGCAAAACCTCACTGAGCGGATCCGTGCGGGCACCTATCCTAATGCCAGCCTTTTCCTTGGCCCCGAAGGCATTGGCAAATCATTGGTCGCTAAAAGCTTAGCCCAATTGTTACTTTGCCATAGCCCGCAAAATAATGAGGCCTGTAGTCATTGCCCAGCCTGTCAAAAATTTAAACTGCACCAACACCCCGATTTTTTTACTGCCGAACGGGAAGGCCAGTTCATTAAAATCGATACGATTCGTCAGTGGATGCCGCATTTAAAATTCTCCCCCTATGAAGGGAGGGCTCGAATCTTTTTTTTACCCGATGCCCATGCCATGAACTTATCGGCGGCTAACGCTTTGTTAAAAATTTTAGAAGAACCACCCGCCCATCACTATTTTATCCTCACCACCCATGCCACGCATCGTTTACCCACGACCATCCTCTCGCGTTGCCAAAAAATTTACTTTTCCCCTTTAAGCGCCCAAGAGATCGAACAAATTTTTTCGCAAACCACTTCTAATGAACCCCTGCCAAAGTTTCCAAAATCATGGCTTGCCTTGGGGAGCCCGGGGCTTATTTTAAGCTGGTTAGCCAATACTAAATTTTTGCAACATCCTATTTGGAAAGATTTTTTTAATCATCCTGAAACGATAAAGTGGAAAGAACTGATAGATTTTTGCACCCTATTTAAAAGTTGTGAACACCCACAAAGTTTTTACCAATGGTTACTTTTTAATTTATCCCAAATTTTAAAAGAACGCCGCTGCTTTGCCTTGATGGATTTTTCTGAAAAGATCACTCGCGTGCAACGCTTGGCAGGCGTTAATTTAAATCCTATGCTCACTATGGAATATTTGTTATCGTCGATAAAAGTATGA
- a CDS encoding dTMP kinase, which yields MTQRGYFVTFEGIEGCGKTTQIHLLEKFLLQQKHEVVCTREPGGTAVADQIRHVLLDPNNQIDPMTELLLYEACRSEHVVKVIEPALQAGKIVLCDRFSDSTIAYQGYARGHAFNKLEQLAHLSHRDLKPDLTILLDCPVDQGLSRAQERNVSQDSREDRFEKEALGFHEKVRQGFLKIAKQEPTRVIVFDALQPQAELAKKIREVVMSKLK from the coding sequence ATGACTCAGCGAGGTTATTTCGTCACCTTTGAAGGCATTGAAGGTTGTGGCAAAACGACTCAAATTCATCTACTCGAAAAATTTTTGCTCCAACAAAAACATGAAGTCGTTTGCACCCGCGAACCAGGCGGCACAGCGGTGGCCGATCAAATTCGCCATGTCTTACTTGACCCCAATAACCAAATCGACCCCATGACCGAGCTTTTACTTTATGAGGCCTGTCGCAGCGAGCATGTGGTAAAAGTGATTGAGCCGGCATTGCAAGCCGGTAAAATTGTACTCTGCGACCGTTTTAGCGACTCGACCATTGCCTACCAAGGTTATGCCCGAGGCCATGCTTTCAACAAGCTTGAACAATTGGCCCACTTAAGTCACCGCGATCTCAAACCTGATTTAACTATCCTGCTTGATTGTCCGGTTGATCAGGGCCTGAGCCGTGCCCAAGAACGCAATGTTAGCCAAGACAGTCGTGAAGACCGTTTTGAAAAAGAAGCGCTTGGCTTTCATGAAAAAGTGCGCCAGGGGTTTTTAAAAATTGCTAAACAAGAACCCACTCGCGTGATTGTGTTTGATGCGTTACAACCCCAAGCAGAACTTGCGAAGAAAATTCGAGAAGTTGTGATGTCGAAATTAAAATAA
- a CDS encoding outer membrane beta-barrel protein, translated as MKWRYLILALFAVGFVSSTTQAEEGLELGGNVTTFFGWQKNDSNALGTTIGAIPERGVGTANRDTFNFYLDEVELNLQKSWGDKVRIRADLDFGSAALGSNFSDFAAATAFVLEQGYIGFNILDAEIIVGRFNVPIGVYSVDRINNVTISYPTVFGLLPSNGTGVKLFWGINDSFDMQLYVVNNIADTVSTAAGGGLGGIIPSGGFRLGYNWGDEDHRSTVGLSGYAGGQLPALMKHLTFMGDIDLSWYVTEQLLIQAEGAYRQDNKVGAGKNNKAYSGFLTLDYLINDSWDVYGSYGYIHDWEGNLSAAGAGGFYTGADQQVHSGTVGVGYNITDGAKFRLEYRLDYQLPAGAASNALTHAAVGSFSYAF; from the coding sequence GATATCTTATATTGGCCCTTTTCGCCGTGGGTTTTGTCAGCTCGACTACCCAAGCCGAAGAAGGTCTTGAACTCGGTGGTAATGTAACCACCTTCTTTGGTTGGCAGAAAAACGATTCTAATGCCCTTGGAACCACCATTGGTGCCATTCCTGAACGCGGCGTTGGGACTGCCAATCGCGACACCTTCAACTTTTATCTTGATGAAGTTGAACTCAACTTACAAAAATCTTGGGGCGATAAGGTTCGAATTCGCGCCGATTTAGACTTTGGTTCGGCAGCCCTGGGTTCCAACTTTTCAGACTTTGCAGCCGCTACCGCCTTTGTGCTCGAACAAGGTTATATTGGCTTTAACATCCTCGATGCCGAAATCATCGTGGGGCGTTTCAATGTTCCCATCGGTGTTTATTCCGTTGACCGCATCAACAACGTCACCATTTCTTACCCAACGGTGTTTGGTTTGTTACCCTCCAATGGAACGGGTGTTAAATTGTTCTGGGGCATCAACGATTCTTTCGACATGCAACTCTATGTGGTTAACAACATCGCTGATACCGTCAGCACGGCAGCCGGCGGCGGACTTGGTGGGATAATTCCCTCTGGTGGTTTCCGTTTGGGTTACAACTGGGGTGATGAAGATCACCGAAGTACGGTTGGTTTGAGTGGTTATGCCGGTGGTCAATTACCCGCCTTGATGAAACACCTCACCTTCATGGGTGACATTGATTTAAGTTGGTATGTCACTGAGCAACTCTTAATCCAGGCCGAAGGCGCTTATCGCCAAGACAACAAAGTTGGGGCTGGTAAAAACAACAAGGCCTATTCTGGTTTCCTCACCCTCGACTACCTCATCAATGATTCCTGGGATGTTTATGGTAGCTATGGTTACATCCATGATTGGGAAGGTAACTTGAGTGCGGCTGGGGCCGGTGGATTCTACACGGGGGCCGATCAACAGGTTCACAGTGGCACGGTCGGAGTTGGCTACAACATCACCGATGGTGCAAAGTTCCGCCTTGAATATCGTTTAGATTATCAATTGCCCGCTGGTGCTGCAAGTAATGCGTTAACCCATGCAGCCGTGGGTTCTTTCTCCTACGCTTTCTAA